The following proteins come from a genomic window of Pseudomonas cichorii:
- a CDS encoding TonB-dependent receptor — protein sequence MYKRRSRAQLVGYALSALALAIANERLQAAEVNATEHVEVVGQAASIDQALKEQRSSDSIKSVVHADGVAQLPDQNVAEAVQRLPGISVERDQGEGRFVTVRGLAPDLNSVTINGTLVPAPESDRRAVALDVLPSELVQSLSVIKTLTPDMDANSLGGTVDVESLSAFDHKGVFYTGSSEASYDKNSGQTSPKFSGAASNRFSLGDGIDNFGVAAALSWQKRDFGSDNVETGGAWDGRSLQEFEQRNYDISRERAGGGLNFDYKPDDVSSFYLRTLYSRFKDDEVRTTNGFEFADAQSAGTLGDAEGTRKLKARTETQEIKSFVFGGERMYDLWTVSGQAGYSESSEDSPGHIAGATFVGNNDFANTGFYDTETPRPIVGSAFYDASNFTLDKVDWEKQNTRDKEKNLRLDLARDYDLKGYASQFKFGGKVSRRDKTNDLEVWKYEDFDTLGFTSSDLNLTQFQKGTIDYRLGNFGNGISPGAIKGLLGGLNAADFYDESESRANDFTISEDINAGYFMNTIDIDKWRFIAGLRYEGTEMEAKGTGVRDGVFESSQTRRDYHHWLPGLHARYQIDKNTQLRAAWTKSVVRPTFGQLAPGFVIDDDEATFGNPDLKPLESSNLDLGIEHFMGRAGTVSAFVFYKDIQNFVYNTDLAGTGQWASFSEANTYANGDKAKLYGLELAYSQKLDWLPAPWNGLLLGANATFSRSDASIKGFDQSTGTNRKRDIDLPSQSDTVGNLMLGWENDTLSLRLSANYKSAYLYELAAIGDKDHDLYVDGQTFIDFSARYSLTKNLKVSFEAQNLTDQPYFVYAGHRSLNSQYEEYGPTYKIGLTFTHF from the coding sequence ATGTACAAGCGCCGCAGCAGGGCACAACTGGTCGGCTACGCACTCAGCGCACTGGCCCTGGCGATTGCCAACGAGCGGCTTCAGGCTGCCGAAGTCAATGCCACCGAGCATGTCGAGGTGGTGGGGCAGGCGGCAAGTATCGATCAGGCCCTCAAGGAACAGCGCTCCTCGGACAGTATCAAGAGCGTGGTGCATGCCGATGGCGTGGCCCAATTGCCGGACCAGAACGTTGCCGAAGCGGTGCAGCGCCTGCCGGGCATCAGCGTTGAGCGTGATCAGGGCGAAGGCCGTTTCGTGACGGTGCGAGGCCTGGCCCCGGACCTGAACAGCGTGACCATCAATGGCACACTTGTGCCGGCACCGGAAAGTGATCGTCGCGCAGTGGCGCTGGATGTCTTGCCCTCGGAGCTGGTGCAGTCACTGTCTGTCATCAAGACCCTGACGCCGGACATGGATGCCAACTCCCTGGGCGGCACGGTGGATGTCGAGAGCCTTTCGGCGTTCGATCACAAGGGGGTGTTCTATACCGGCAGCAGCGAAGCCAGTTATGACAAGAACAGCGGCCAGACCAGCCCGAAGTTTTCCGGCGCGGCCAGCAATCGCTTTAGCCTGGGTGATGGCATCGACAACTTCGGTGTCGCGGCGGCTCTCAGCTGGCAGAAGCGCGACTTCGGTTCTGACAACGTCGAAACGGGCGGTGCCTGGGATGGCCGGAGCCTGCAAGAGTTCGAGCAGCGCAACTATGACATCAGCCGCGAGCGTGCTGGCGGCGGTCTGAACTTCGATTACAAGCCGGATGATGTCAGCAGTTTCTACCTGCGAACCTTGTACAGCCGCTTCAAGGACGATGAAGTCCGTACCACCAATGGTTTCGAGTTCGCCGATGCGCAAAGCGCCGGTACGCTGGGCGATGCCGAAGGCACCCGCAAGCTCAAGGCGCGCACTGAAACCCAGGAGATCAAATCCTTTGTGTTCGGCGGTGAGCGCATGTACGACCTGTGGACTGTCAGCGGTCAGGCCGGTTATAGCGAGTCCAGCGAAGACAGCCCTGGCCATATCGCAGGCGCCACGTTCGTGGGCAACAATGACTTCGCCAACACCGGTTTCTACGACACTGAAACGCCGCGCCCGATTGTCGGCTCCGCTTTTTACGATGCCTCGAACTTCACTCTCGACAAGGTGGACTGGGAAAAGCAGAACACCAGGGACAAGGAAAAGAACCTGCGTCTGGACCTGGCCCGGGATTACGACTTAAAGGGGTATGCCTCGCAATTCAAGTTCGGTGGCAAGGTCAGCCGGCGTGACAAGACCAACGATCTGGAGGTCTGGAAATACGAGGACTTCGATACGCTGGGTTTCACTTCCAGTGATTTGAATCTGACGCAATTCCAGAAAGGCACAATCGATTACCGGCTGGGTAATTTCGGTAACGGCATCAGTCCCGGCGCCATCAAAGGGTTGCTGGGTGGCCTGAATGCTGCGGACTTCTACGATGAGTCGGAGTCGCGGGCCAATGACTTCACGATCAGTGAAGACATCAACGCCGGTTACTTCATGAACACCATCGATATCGATAAATGGCGCTTCATTGCCGGCCTTCGCTACGAAGGCACCGAGATGGAAGCCAAGGGAACCGGCGTACGCGACGGGGTGTTCGAGTCGAGCCAGACCCGACGCGATTACCACCACTGGCTGCCGGGCCTGCATGCACGCTATCAGATCGACAAGAACACCCAGTTGCGCGCCGCCTGGACCAAAAGCGTTGTGCGTCCGACCTTTGGGCAACTGGCTCCGGGTTTTGTGATCGATGATGACGAAGCGACATTCGGCAACCCGGACCTCAAGCCACTGGAGTCCAGCAACCTGGACCTGGGCATTGAGCACTTCATGGGGCGTGCCGGCACGGTGTCGGCCTTCGTGTTCTACAAGGACATCCAGAACTTCGTTTACAACACCGATCTGGCGGGTACGGGGCAGTGGGCGAGTTTTTCCGAGGCCAACACCTACGCCAATGGCGACAAGGCCAAGCTGTATGGCCTTGAACTGGCGTACTCGCAGAAGCTCGACTGGTTGCCTGCACCCTGGAATGGCCTGCTGTTGGGCGCCAACGCTACTTTCAGTCGCTCGGACGCCAGCATCAAGGGTTTCGACCAGAGCACGGGAACCAACCGCAAGCGCGATATCGATCTGCCGAGCCAGTCCGATACGGTCGGCAACCTGATGCTGGGCTGGGAAAACGACACGCTCAGCCTGCGCCTGTCGGCCAACTACAAGTCGGCCTATCTGTATGAGCTGGCTGCCATTGGCGACAAGGACCATGACCTGTACGTCGACGGCCAGACCTTCATCGATTTCAGCGCTCGCTACTCGCTGACCAAGAACCTGAAAGTCAGTTTCGAGGCGCAAAACCTCACCGATCAGCCGTACTTCGTCTATGCCGGCCATCGCTCCCTCAACAGCCAATACGAAGAGTACGGCCCGACCTACAAGATCGGCCTGACGTTCACCCATTTCTGA
- a CDS encoding phytase, with protein MKISLPRKAGCLSLLIGLMAGAVQAAPTPEMSLGRWAESEPFKAQSVGFLPGSDGAKRLAASVKSGLLLLDDKGRQLARLPGSYQALDSRQSGETVWVATLDNLRQQPMLSHIDPAKNQWSKPVYLPARDYSVTGLCLYRDEASNLFLFLVGDEGKGEQWLVGSGEHLSEQPRLVRNLPLPPNAEFCQVDDAAHRLFVNEENIGWWAYPAHPEADVARTPVALREPFGAIRQAAGAMAVVPGGLLALDPKGKALHLYQQQSDSESWSSVAELSLMNLKKPEGLSIHEGSSGLQLLLNDNDGDRLFEGELSWKPKPVALAAPLPGVAAVAQSQPVARQGDAADDPAIWIHPKNPAQSRVLGTNKKQGLLVYDLKGKQLQELAVGRLNNVDVRPGFMLGKQKVDLAVASNRDRNSLSLFSIDRNSGALREAGEIPTPLAQIYGICLFQPASGELYAFANGKDGSFLQYRISAPDGKARGELVRSFKVDSQPEGCVADDQRQRLFLGEEDVGVWAVDARADQPATLSSVIKVGDVVHADVEGLALYQSEQHDYLVISSQGNDSYVVVDAEPPYALRGAFRVGLNARLGIDGTSETDGLEVTSANLGGPWSKGMLVVQDGRKRMPEQAQNFKFIPWADVVKTLALP; from the coding sequence ATGAAGATTTCGTTGCCACGTAAAGCGGGTTGCCTGTCGCTGTTGATCGGCCTGATGGCCGGGGCCGTACAGGCCGCGCCCACTCCCGAGATGAGCCTTGGGCGCTGGGCCGAAAGCGAGCCGTTCAAGGCCCAGTCCGTGGGTTTTCTGCCTGGCAGTGACGGGGCGAAACGCCTGGCCGCCAGTGTCAAATCCGGCCTGTTGCTGCTCGATGACAAAGGGCGCCAACTGGCCCGGCTGCCGGGTTCCTATCAGGCGCTGGATAGTCGCCAGAGCGGTGAAACGGTATGGGTTGCGACACTGGACAATCTGCGTCAGCAACCGATGCTGAGCCACATCGATCCGGCAAAGAACCAATGGTCAAAGCCTGTTTACCTGCCAGCACGGGATTACTCGGTCACCGGCCTGTGCCTGTATCGCGATGAGGCCAGCAACCTGTTCCTGTTTCTGGTCGGCGACGAGGGCAAGGGTGAGCAATGGCTGGTCGGCAGCGGGGAGCATCTCAGCGAACAGCCGCGCCTGGTGCGCAACCTGCCGCTGCCGCCCAATGCGGAGTTCTGTCAGGTTGACGACGCGGCACATCGCTTGTTCGTCAATGAGGAGAACATCGGGTGGTGGGCTTACCCGGCGCATCCCGAAGCGGATGTAGCCCGAACCCCCGTTGCCTTGCGTGAGCCGTTTGGTGCAATCAGGCAGGCGGCGGGTGCCATGGCGGTCGTCCCCGGTGGTTTGCTGGCGCTCGATCCCAAGGGCAAGGCTTTGCATCTCTATCAACAGCAAAGCGACAGCGAGAGTTGGTCATCGGTGGCCGAACTGTCGTTGATGAACCTGAAAAAACCTGAAGGCCTGTCGATTCATGAAGGCTCGAGTGGCCTGCAATTGCTGCTCAACGATAACGACGGTGACCGCCTGTTTGAGGGAGAACTGAGCTGGAAGCCGAAACCGGTCGCTCTGGCTGCGCCGCTGCCCGGCGTGGCGGCTGTCGCTCAGAGTCAGCCGGTAGCACGCCAGGGCGATGCTGCGGACGATCCCGCGATCTGGATTCATCCGAAAAATCCGGCCCAAAGTCGCGTGCTGGGCACCAACAAGAAGCAGGGGCTGCTGGTTTATGACCTGAAGGGCAAGCAGCTTCAGGAACTGGCCGTCGGACGTCTGAACAACGTCGATGTACGGCCCGGCTTCATGCTGGGCAAGCAGAAGGTCGATCTGGCGGTGGCCAGCAATCGTGATCGCAACAGCCTGAGCCTGTTCAGCATCGACCGTAACAGTGGCGCGCTTCGCGAGGCGGGCGAAATTCCCACGCCGCTGGCGCAGATCTATGGCATCTGCCTGTTCCAGCCGGCCAGTGGCGAGCTCTATGCCTTTGCCAACGGCAAGGATGGCAGCTTCCTCCAATACCGGATCAGCGCGCCTGACGGCAAGGCCAGGGGAGAACTGGTGCGTAGCTTCAAGGTGGACAGCCAGCCGGAAGGCTGCGTGGCCGACGATCAGCGCCAGCGGCTGTTTCTTGGCGAGGAGGACGTGGGTGTCTGGGCGGTGGATGCCCGTGCCGATCAGCCCGCAACACTGTCCAGCGTGATCAAAGTCGGCGATGTGGTGCATGCCGATGTCGAGGGGCTGGCGCTGTATCAGAGCGAGCAGCATGACTATCTGGTGATCTCCAGCCAGGGCAATGACAGCTATGTGGTGGTGGATGCCGAACCGCCTTATGCGCTGCGCGGCGCATTTCGTGTGGGCCTCAATGCCCGGCTCGGGATCGATGGGACTTCTGAAACCGATGGCCTGGAAGTGACCTCGGCCAACCTCGGCGGCCCATGGAGCAAAGGCATGCTGGTGGTGCAGGACGGCCGCAAGCGCATGCCCGAACAGGCGCAGAACTTCAAATTCATCCCTTGGGCCGACGTGGTTAAAACCCTGGCTTTGCCGTAA
- the tolQ gene encoding protein TolQ, translated as MHATLEHMTLWGLISNASVLVQAVMLTLLMASLTSWYLIIQRSLALRHDEHSMDAFQQRFRREPELSPLYGEATEARDRANGIQQIFQAGYAEYQQLRHRPDIEPDAVLSGVERSLQVAISEQELQLEKGLQFLATVGSVSPYIGLFGTVWGIMNAFIGLSQVQQATLSTVAPGIAEALIATAIGLFAAIPAVIAYNRFAARGQTLAARYYSFGNELQVRLNRTLQGLTRNMAAAA; from the coding sequence ATGCACGCCACGCTAGAACACATGACCCTCTGGGGGCTGATCAGCAATGCCAGCGTACTGGTCCAGGCTGTGATGCTGACCTTGTTGATGGCTTCGCTGACCAGTTGGTATCTGATCATTCAACGCAGCCTTGCCTTGCGTCACGACGAACATTCCATGGACGCTTTCCAGCAGCGCTTTCGTCGCGAACCGGAACTGTCGCCGCTGTACGGCGAGGCCACTGAAGCCCGTGATCGAGCCAACGGCATCCAGCAGATTTTCCAGGCAGGTTATGCCGAGTATCAGCAGCTCAGGCATCGTCCTGATATTGAGCCCGATGCCGTGTTGTCCGGCGTCGAGCGCTCGCTTCAGGTGGCGATCAGCGAGCAGGAACTGCAACTGGAAAAGGGGCTGCAGTTTCTTGCCACGGTGGGTTCGGTCAGCCCGTATATCGGCCTGTTCGGTACGGTCTGGGGCATCATGAATGCTTTTATTGGCCTGTCTCAGGTGCAGCAAGCCACGCTGTCCACGGTCGCGCCCGGTATTGCCGAAGCCTTGATTGCGACCGCCATCGGCCTGTTCGCCGCCATTCCTGCCGTGATTGCCTACAACCGCTTTGCCGCACGCGGCCAGACCCTTGCGGCTCGCTACTACAGCTTCGGCAACGAATTGCAGGTGCGTCTGAACCGGACCCTGCAAGGCCTGACTCGCAACATGGCCGCTGCGGCCTGA
- the tolR gene encoding protein TolR — MLVKPQRKHGPKAEMNVVPYIDVMLVLLVIFMVTAPMLTQGVKIELPKVASEALLTDTKQRIVTLSVKAEGGYYWNLGENVDTHSQTDTAASLEDMQDRIARLVAERADTQVFIRADDKADYGRVVAAMAALQHSGVTHLGLVTEAPQ; from the coding sequence ATGCTGGTCAAACCTCAACGCAAACATGGTCCGAAAGCCGAAATGAACGTCGTGCCCTATATCGACGTCATGCTGGTGCTGCTGGTGATTTTCATGGTGACCGCGCCGATGCTGACCCAGGGCGTGAAGATCGAACTGCCGAAAGTTGCCAGTGAGGCGCTGCTCACCGACACCAAGCAGCGCATCGTGACCTTGTCGGTCAAGGCTGAAGGCGGTTACTACTGGAACCTCGGGGAAAACGTCGACACCCATTCGCAGACCGATACCGCTGCCAGTCTGGAAGACATGCAAGACCGCATTGCCCGACTGGTGGCCGAACGTGCAGATACCCAGGTGTTCATCCGCGCAGATGACAAGGCCGATTACGGGCGGGTGGTTGCCGCCATGGCCGCTTTGCAGCACAGCGGCGTGACTCATCTGGGACTGGTGACCGAGGCCCCGCAATGA
- a CDS encoding energy transducer TonB, which translates to MTTMTLELESRGSRAMDWRKLCQNGLAAAIAFGLHGAVLGALLFGWSLQEKPAEPVRTMATQLFILPPEPAPAPAPAMIAPAPVIEPVVAKPIEAPRPQVDTQRQARQLEQAALARKRVEEQKREQRQHAQEVEQQRVAQQQAEHQRQAEQARQTAERARQVQQQTAAAADSSQYQPLSKEAPDYPQRALDKGIEGDCTVIYDVSPQGRVVNPQVQGTCHPLFIRPSMTAAETFRYQPRIVEGRAVTVSGVKNTFHYRISQ; encoded by the coding sequence ATGACCACCATGACACTGGAACTCGAGTCTCGTGGCTCCAGGGCCATGGACTGGAGAAAGCTATGCCAGAACGGACTGGCGGCCGCCATTGCTTTTGGCCTGCATGGCGCGGTACTGGGCGCATTGCTGTTCGGCTGGAGCCTTCAGGAAAAACCAGCCGAACCCGTCAGAACGATGGCTACTCAGCTGTTCATCCTGCCACCCGAACCGGCACCTGCACCTGCACCTGCGATGATTGCGCCTGCGCCCGTCATTGAGCCTGTGGTCGCCAAACCCATCGAGGCGCCCAGGCCACAGGTCGATACTCAACGCCAGGCCCGCCAGCTCGAGCAGGCCGCACTGGCGCGCAAGCGCGTCGAAGAGCAAAAGCGCGAGCAGCGGCAACACGCTCAGGAAGTCGAGCAGCAGCGTGTGGCGCAGCAGCAGGCCGAGCACCAACGCCAGGCCGAGCAGGCCAGGCAAACCGCCGAACGTGCCCGTCAGGTCCAACAACAAACGGCGGCTGCCGCCGACAGCAGCCAATACCAACCTCTGAGCAAGGAAGCTCCCGACTATCCCCAGCGTGCACTGGACAAAGGTATCGAAGGCGACTGCACCGTCATCTACGACGTTTCACCTCAGGGGCGCGTGGTCAATCCACAGGTCCAGGGCACCTGTCATCCACTGTTTATCAGGCCATCAATGACTGCGGCTGAAACCTTCCGGTATCAGCCGCGAATTGTGGAGGGAAGGGCGGTGACTGTTTCGGGGGTGAAGAACACGTTTCATTACCGGATCAGTCAGTAA
- a CDS encoding FecR family protein, translated as MRPSHAFSTAGVLPDMPQAEPRQARLDIALDWLMRVREAPDDAGLQTELQDWLQAAPENAEALLKAERVWGLTGQLAPATAHKWPPVPPVATAPAPQAHLAARPRRRRTLSWAVGGALAACLVAAVAPSLNTALQADFQTASERREIQLPDGSRAVLDSNSAIAFEFTATRRDIRLLCGQAFFEVKPDRSKPFNVRAQDLDVTVTGTAFNVDLEKKNIEVGVQHGSVKVTEHGSNRILNPGLTAGQQLDFNRSNGQIKLITLPANRIATWRNGQLIADNARMADVVDELRRYLPGTLWIKDLQLADKRITGVYDTSNPEAALRAMAQPHGAKVEGWGPWVLVITR; from the coding sequence GTGCGACCCTCCCACGCCTTTTCTACCGCTGGAGTCTTGCCGGACATGCCGCAAGCCGAACCTCGCCAAGCTCGTCTGGATATTGCCCTGGATTGGCTGATGCGTGTCCGAGAGGCGCCCGACGATGCCGGCTTGCAGACTGAACTTCAGGACTGGCTACAGGCCGCACCGGAAAATGCCGAAGCCTTGCTAAAGGCCGAGCGCGTCTGGGGCCTGACCGGCCAGCTTGCTCCGGCAACAGCCCATAAATGGCCTCCGGTTCCACCTGTAGCGACAGCTCCTGCACCACAAGCTCATCTCGCCGCCCGCCCAAGACGCCGACGTACCTTGAGCTGGGCTGTTGGCGGGGCTCTGGCCGCCTGCCTGGTGGCTGCCGTGGCTCCCAGTTTAAACACAGCCTTGCAGGCGGACTTCCAGACCGCCAGCGAACGCCGCGAAATCCAGCTCCCGGATGGCAGCCGTGCCGTGCTCGACAGCAACAGCGCCATTGCCTTTGAGTTCACGGCCACCCGCCGCGATATTCGCCTGCTGTGCGGACAAGCCTTTTTCGAGGTCAAGCCTGATCGCAGCAAGCCCTTCAATGTACGCGCACAAGACCTTGATGTGACCGTGACCGGTACAGCCTTCAATGTCGACCTGGAAAAGAAGAACATCGAAGTGGGCGTGCAGCACGGATCGGTAAAAGTCACCGAACATGGCTCGAACCGGATCCTCAATCCAGGCCTGACCGCAGGTCAGCAACTGGACTTCAACCGCAGCAACGGCCAGATCAAACTGATAACCCTGCCTGCCAACCGCATCGCCACCTGGCGCAACGGCCAGCTCATCGCAGACAACGCCCGCATGGCCGACGTGGTGGACGAACTGCGCCGCTACCTGCCCGGAACCCTCTGGATCAAAGACCTGCAACTGGCCGATAAACGTATTACCGGCGTTTATGACACCAGCAACCCCGAAGCCGCATTGCGCGCAATGGCGCAACCCCATGGGGCGAAGGTCGAAGGCTGGGGGCCTTGGGTGCTGGTGATTACGCGGTAG
- a CDS encoding sigma-70 family RNA polymerase sigma factor, with product MDSSASKLDLYMAHRSALVDYAAPIVGCRARAEDVVQEAWLRFNGRPNQDTTIDHPVGYLYRIVRNLALDLTRSIATEKRQPDGDTLLAELPAATASPEQEAVSHDELQQVSDALAQLPERTRMAFEMHRLGGYTLQQIAAALGISVGLTHQLVHDALSHCAAWLERGNG from the coding sequence GTGGATTCGTCCGCCAGCAAACTCGACCTTTATATGGCGCATCGCTCTGCCCTGGTGGACTATGCCGCGCCCATCGTAGGCTGCCGTGCTCGCGCCGAAGATGTGGTCCAGGAAGCCTGGCTGCGTTTCAATGGTCGCCCCAATCAAGACACCACCATCGACCATCCGGTCGGCTATCTGTATCGAATCGTACGAAACCTGGCCCTGGACCTGACACGCAGTATTGCGACCGAAAAACGCCAGCCCGACGGCGACACCCTGCTGGCGGAGCTACCAGCCGCTACTGCGTCCCCCGAGCAGGAAGCGGTCAGCCATGATGAGCTGCAACAAGTCTCCGATGCCCTGGCACAATTGCCGGAGCGAACCCGCATGGCTTTCGAGATGCATCGTCTCGGTGGCTACACCCTGCAACAGATCGCAGCAGCTCTGGGTATCTCGGTCGGGCTGACTCACCAGTTGGTACATGATGCCTTGAGTCATTGCGCAGCCTGGCTGGAGCGAGGCAATGGCTGA
- a CDS encoding NADP-dependent glyceraldehyde-3-phosphate dehydrogenase, with product MTQANRLETLFPTADDIPEQYRTGPAIEQREYLVNGVLQSWQGPLAPVRSPVCLRSETGLESVILGSTPLLDAETAMTALDAAVQAYDRGQGRWPTMRVVERIQHVESFLKRMREQRQAVVNLLMWEIGKNLKDSEKEFDRTCDYIVDTINALKELDRRSSRFELEQDTLGQIRRVPLGVTLCMGPYNYPLNETFTTLIPALIMGNTVVFKPAKFGVLLIRPLLEAFRDSFPAGVINVIYGRGRETVSALMATGKIDIFAFIGTNKAASDLKKLHPRPHRLRAALGLDAKNPGIVLPDVDLDNAVNEAVTGSLSFNGQRCTALKILFVHEDVVDGFLEKFQQKLAQLKPGMPWEPGVSLTPLPEPGKTDYLQGLVVDATAKGARVVNEGGADVSETFFYPALLYPVTPDMRVYHEEQFGPVVPVVAYRDLQTVIDYVLDSDFGQQLSIFGNDSTQVGRLVDAFANQVGRININAQCQRGPDQYPFNGRKNSAEGTLSVHDALRVFSIRTLVATKFQDSNKTLISDIIRNRESSFLTTDYIF from the coding sequence ATGACCCAGGCCAACCGTCTTGAAACGCTGTTCCCTACCGCTGACGACATCCCGGAACAGTACCGTACAGGCCCGGCAATCGAGCAACGGGAATATCTGGTCAATGGCGTCCTGCAATCATGGCAAGGGCCACTGGCCCCAGTGCGCAGTCCGGTTTGTCTGAGAAGTGAAACGGGGCTTGAGTCGGTGATTCTGGGCAGTACGCCGCTGCTGGATGCAGAAACGGCCATGACGGCACTCGATGCTGCGGTTCAGGCTTATGATCGTGGCCAGGGTCGCTGGCCGACAATGCGTGTGGTGGAGCGCATTCAGCATGTAGAGTCGTTCCTCAAACGCATGCGTGAACAACGCCAGGCCGTGGTGAATCTGCTGATGTGGGAGATCGGCAAGAACCTCAAGGACTCGGAAAAGGAGTTCGACCGTACCTGCGATTACATCGTCGACACCATCAATGCCCTGAAAGAACTGGACCGCCGCTCCAGTCGTTTCGAGCTGGAACAGGACACCCTTGGCCAGATCCGTCGTGTACCGCTTGGCGTGACGCTGTGCATGGGGCCTTACAATTATCCGCTCAACGAAACCTTCACCACCCTCATTCCGGCCCTGATCATGGGCAATACCGTGGTCTTCAAGCCCGCAAAGTTCGGCGTGCTGCTGATTCGTCCGCTGCTTGAAGCCTTTCGGGACAGCTTTCCGGCCGGGGTCATCAATGTGATCTACGGGCGCGGCAGGGAAACGGTCAGTGCCTTGATGGCCACCGGCAAGATCGACATCTTTGCCTTTATCGGCACCAACAAGGCCGCCAGCGACCTGAAAAAGCTGCATCCCCGCCCTCACCGCCTTCGTGCCGCGCTGGGGCTGGATGCAAAAAATCCCGGCATCGTGCTGCCCGATGTGGATCTGGATAACGCCGTCAACGAAGCGGTGACCGGTTCGCTGTCTTTCAATGGTCAACGTTGCACAGCCCTGAAGATCCTCTTCGTTCATGAGGATGTGGTGGATGGTTTTCTGGAGAAGTTCCAGCAGAAGCTGGCACAGTTGAAGCCCGGCATGCCTTGGGAGCCTGGCGTGTCCCTTACGCCACTGCCGGAGCCAGGCAAGACTGACTACCTGCAAGGCCTGGTTGTCGACGCCACTGCAAAGGGTGCCCGAGTCGTCAATGAAGGCGGCGCAGACGTCAGCGAAACCTTCTTCTACCCTGCCCTGCTGTACCCCGTGACACCGGACATGCGCGTCTACCACGAAGAACAGTTCGGCCCGGTCGTGCCGGTAGTCGCTTATCGGGATCTGCAAACCGTGATCGACTATGTGCTCGACTCCGACTTCGGCCAGCAACTGAGCATATTCGGCAATGACTCAACCCAGGTCGGACGACTGGTGGATGCCTTTGCCAATCAGGTGGGCCGGATCAATATCAACGCCCAATGCCAGCGAGGCCCGGACCAGTACCCGTTCAATGGCCGCAAGAATTCCGCCGAGGGCACCCTGTCGGTTCACGATGCCTTGCGCGTGTTCTCGATCCGTACGCTGGTAGCGACCAAGTTCCAGGACAGCAACAAGACACTGATCAGCGACATCATCCGTAACCGGGAGTCCAGCTTCCTGACCACCGACTATATCTTCTGA
- a CDS encoding Nramp family divalent metal transporter, which translates to MASIPSVEGQASGRAQNRFTRMLKLLGPGIIAVLSWLGAGDLITSSVAGANYGYAMMWVLAVSLLLRYLIVNIIARFQLCNNQGMTILQGYAQLNPFFAWFMLVYALLMGHLMNAYMIKGAGESLAMLFKIDHPLLCSVAVVLAVWMLVGRNIYSMIEGVMKLLLAVMTLAFIALAVMSGPDVVGIVKGTIGFSIPPDEGVHGALLVAVSVIGAVAGSIANFVHPYVMRQKGWVGPQHKRVQRNDLLFAVCVGIVINLAIWIVGAEILRPNGIEVKTLGDLGKALEMFFGPAGWYVFFIGVFATLFASISGKTTAFPMLITDALQHVLPARREKYGKEFHHDPMHKWFMLFILVTPLIWSLPGMPDFVTLTIGVSALNIIGLPVISLGLLIMSNQKSLLDKKYRNNLFENIALLFATCLALWVAFQLGVDLFA; encoded by the coding sequence ATGGCAAGCATTCCTTCCGTCGAAGGTCAGGCATCCGGGCGCGCGCAAAATCGTTTTACACGAATGCTGAAACTACTGGGCCCCGGCATCATTGCCGTACTGTCCTGGCTAGGTGCAGGTGACCTGATTACGTCGTCTGTCGCAGGAGCGAATTACGGTTACGCGATGATGTGGGTGTTGGCGGTTTCTCTGCTGCTCAGATATCTGATCGTAAACATCATTGCTCGCTTCCAGTTGTGCAACAACCAAGGCATGACAATCCTTCAGGGCTATGCGCAACTGAATCCCTTTTTTGCCTGGTTCATGCTTGTTTATGCCTTGCTGATGGGGCATTTGATGAATGCCTACATGATCAAAGGGGCAGGTGAGTCGCTGGCGATGCTGTTCAAGATCGACCACCCATTGCTCTGTTCGGTTGCGGTGGTGCTGGCTGTCTGGATGCTGGTCGGTCGTAACATCTATTCAATGATCGAAGGCGTGATGAAGCTGTTGCTGGCGGTCATGACCCTGGCCTTTATCGCCCTGGCTGTCATGTCCGGCCCGGATGTTGTGGGTATCGTCAAAGGCACCATCGGTTTCAGTATCCCGCCGGATGAAGGTGTGCATGGTGCGCTGTTGGTTGCGGTGTCGGTGATCGGCGCGGTTGCAGGTTCCATTGCAAACTTCGTGCATCCCTATGTCATGCGCCAGAAGGGCTGGGTAGGGCCGCAGCACAAGCGTGTTCAACGTAACGATTTATTGTTTGCCGTGTGCGTCGGGATCGTCATTAACCTGGCCATCTGGATTGTCGGAGCGGAAATTCTGCGACCAAACGGTATCGAGGTGAAGACTCTGGGGGACTTGGGCAAGGCGCTGGAAATGTTCTTTGGCCCCGCTGGTTGGTATGTGTTCTTTATCGGCGTATTCGCGACCCTGTTCGCCAGTATTTCAGGAAAAACCACTGCATTCCCGATGTTGATTACCGATGCGCTCCAGCATGTTCTTCCTGCACGTCGCGAGAAGTACGGTAAAGAGTTTCACCATGACCCCATGCACAAGTGGTTCATGCTGTTCATTCTGGTGACGCCATTGATCTGGTCGCTGCCAGGCATGCCGGATTTCGTGACCTTGACCATCGGGGTCAGTGCGCTGAATATCATTGGTTTGCCGGTCATTTCGCTGGGCCTGCTGATCATGTCCAACCAGAAGTCGCTGCTGGATAAGAAATATCGCAATAACCTGTTTGAAAATATCGCATTGCTCTTCGCAACATGCCTGGCGCTCTGGGTCGCTTTCCAGTTGGGTGTCGATCTGTTTGCCTGA